A single Oryza brachyantha chromosome 8, ObraRS2, whole genome shotgun sequence DNA region contains:
- the LOC102705741 gene encoding OVARIAN TUMOR DOMAIN-containing deubiquitinating enzyme 1-like, with protein MGEAAAAPEQLGGGGGGGGGEEGLNPNPSGGGMGGGGGGCSDPVSVELSMGGDYYHSCCGDADLDLRAPEGPKLPYVGDKEPLSSLAAEFQSGSPILQEKIKLLGEQYDALRRTRGDGNCFYRSFMFSYLEHILETQDKAEVDRILIKIEQCKKTLADLGYIEFTFEDFFSIFIDQLESVLQGHETSIGAEELLERTRDQMVSDYVVMFFRFVTSGEIQKRAEFFEPFISGLTNSTVVQFCKASVEPMGEESDHVHIIALSDALGVPIRVMYLDRSSCDAGNISVNHHDFIPEANSSEGAAAAEKPYITLLYRPGHYDILYPK; from the exons atgggcgaggcggcggcggcccccgAGCAGctcggcgggggaggaggaggaggagggggggaggaggggttGAATCCCAACCCTAGCGGCGGGGGcatggggggaggaggaggagggtgctCGGACCCCGTGTCGGTCGAGCTCTCGATGGGCGGGGACTACTACCACTCGTGCTGCGGCGACGCCGACCTCGACCTCCGCGCGCCCGAGGGGCCCAAGCTGCCGTACGTCGGGGACAAG GAACCTCTCTCCTCTTTAGCAGCCGAGTTTCAGTCTGGCAGCCCCATTTTACAGGAGAAAATAAAG TTGCTTGGTGAGCAGTATGATGCTTTAAGGAGGACACGGGGAGATGGAAACTGCTTTTATCGAAGCTTCATGTTTTCCTACTTG GAACATATACTAGAGACACAAGATAAAGCGGAGGTTGATCGCATTCTAATAAAAATTGAGCAATGCAAGAAAACACTTGCTGATCTTGGATATATTGAGTTTACCTTTGAGGATTTCTTCTCT ATATTCATTGATCAGCTGGAAAGTGTTCTGCAGGGACATGAAACCTCCATAGG GGCTGAAGAGCTTCTAGAAAGAACCAGGGATCAGATGGTTTCTGATTATG TTGTCATGTTTTTTAGGTTTGTCACCTCTGGTGAAATTCAAAAGAGGGCCGAGTTCTTTGAACCATTCATCTCTGGCTTGACAAATTCGACTGTGGTTCAG TTCTGCAAGGCTTCTGTGGAGCCGATGGGCGAGGAAAGCGACCATGTGCACATAATTGCCCTATCAGATGCATTGGGTGTGCCAATCCGTGTGATGTACCTAGACAGAAGCTCATGTGATGCTGGGAATATAAGTGTGAACCACCATGATTTCATCCCTGAGGCCAATTCATCGGagggcgctgctgctgctgagaaACCTTACATTACTTTGCTCTACCGGCCTGGTCACTATGACATCCTCTACCCAAAGTGA